A DNA window from Vigna unguiculata cultivar IT97K-499-35 chromosome 10, ASM411807v1, whole genome shotgun sequence contains the following coding sequences:
- the LOC114167057 gene encoding TMV resistance protein N-like isoform X2 — translation MFPMYDSDCGNDEMEMDFLRDRYEEMDNRNFEVFLSFRGEDTRASFTSHLYAALQNAGIIVFKDDESLPRGKQISPSLRLAIENSPISIVVFSKNYAESRWCLKELEKIMECHRTIGHVVLPVFYDVDPSEVRHQRGDFGKAFQRLLGKIWNEDEEKELYWKQLWRKTLGEIGGFSAVETLSSRFERDISMVYWKFALAQTPSSYVESNPRDETEIADSINFLVKQWMERICMGAEIPFSFEMETADAIEFQVKHCREALFKAAGISRGAILNSRREMEITEAIELQLKYWRDAFSKEAGGVLDSKGYGKRVVDSEIRNLQNHWREKLLEAYSILEDKRVYSSREIQIEADLERWMKVLVEAANVATDAVYVSCIIMLKAYNRIEKLVNYWRMALCHAIGISSFTVQQHRVMKDYEINDIKKHRDALREAAGISGVVILNSRNENEAVKTIVKNVTSLLDKTELFVANNPVGVESRVQEMVQLLEQKQSNDVLLLGIWGMGGIGKTTIAKAIYNKIGRNFQGRSFLADIREVWGQEAGHICLQQQLLFDIHKENNTKIHNTESGKMILRERLRHKRILLILDDVNKLQQLNALCGNREWFGSGSRIIITTRDIHLLRGKRVDQVFAMTGMDVDESIELFSWHAFKQASPEEDFIELSRNVIAYAGGLPLALEVLGSYLFDMEVTEWKIVLEKLRKIPNDEVQEKLKISYDGLSDDTEKGIFLDIACFFIGKDRNDVIHILNGCGLFAENGIRVLVERSLVIVNDKNQLGMHDLVRDMGREIIRSKSPMEVEERSRLWFDEDVLDVLSKETGTKYIEGLRLKLPRSNTKSLSTKAFMNMKKLRLLQLSDVELVGDFEYISKDLRWLCWHGFPFSFIPTSFYQGRLVSIELENSKITMVWKETQLMEKLKILNLSHSHYLTKTPDFLNLPNLEKLVLMDCPRLSEVSYTIGHLTKVLLINFQDCVSLRNLPRSIYKLKSLKTLILSGCLKIDKLEEDIEQMESLTTLVADKTGITRVPFSIVRSKSIGYISLCGYEGFSRNVFPSIIWSWMSPVNSLSSRVQTFVDMSSLVSLDVQNSSSNQLSYISEELPKLQSLWIECGSDLQLSRDTTSILEALNATNSVESESSATASQLHNVFTLIECNSGSKLFEKTLLIQMGRSWEITHILKQRILQNMTTSDGGDCLLPGDCYPDWLTFSSEGSSVTFEIAQVNGRNLKTMMCHIHYSSSDSITSDGLKNLLVINHTKSTIQLFKRNALASFDDEEWQRVLSNIEPGNKVQIVVVFWSRLIVIKTSIYLIYEAIEEKEEHYHAPNMTIPSYESSCAVGSISPPVESMEDLRGASVKSLTKRILNKFFSCKGKVEKKKNQG, via the exons ATGTTTCCCATGTATGACTCAGATTGCGGTAATGATGAGATGGAAATGGACTTTCTTCGTGACCGGTACGAGGAAATGGACAACAGAAACTTTGAAGTGTTTCTGAGTTTCAGAGGGGAAGACACGCGTGCTTCTTTCACTTCGCATCTCTATGCCGCTCTTCAGAATGCAGGAATCATTGTTTTCAAGGATGACGAGTCACTTCCACGGGGAAAGCAAATTTCACCCTCTCTGCGGCTAGCGATCGAAAACTCTCCAATTTCTATTGTTGTTTTCTCGAAAAATTATGCAGAGTCGCGGTGGTGTTTGAAGGAGTTGGAGAAAATAATGGAGTGCCACAGAACCATAGGGCATGTGGTGCTTCCAGTGTTCTATGACGTTGATCCCTCTGAAGTACGTCATCAACGAGGCGACTTTGGGAAAGCATTTCAACGTCTATTGGGGAAGATTTGGAATGAGGATGAAGAAAAGGAGCTGTATTGGAAGCAGCTTTGGAGGAAGACACTTGGTGAGATTGGTGGATTCTCAGCGGTTGAAACCCTATCTTCCAG GTTTGAAAGGGACATAAGCATGGTATACTGGAAATTTGCACTTGCTCAGACGCCGTCATCTTATGTAGAGTCAAACCCAAG GGATGAAACGGAGATTGCTGATTCAATAAACTTCCTCGTGAAGCAGTGGATGGAGAGAATTTGTATGGGTGCTGAAATCCCATTTAG TTTTGAAATGGAGACTGCTGATGCCATAGAATTCCAAGTGAAACATTGTCGGGAGGCACTTTTTAAGGCGGCTGGCATCTCGCGGGGCGCAATCTTGAATTCCCG CCGAGAGATGGAGATTACTGAAGCGATAGAACTCCAATTGAAATATTGGAGGGATGCATTTTCTAAGGAAGCTGGTGGAGTCTTAGATTCCAAAGG TTATGGAAAGAGGGTGGTCGATTCTGAGATACGGAACCTCCAGAATCATTGGAGGGAGAAACTTCTTGAGGCTTATAGTATATTGGAGGATAAACGAGTATATTCCAG TCGAGAAATTCAAATAGAAGCCGACTTGGAGCGTTGGATGAAGGTACTTGTTGAGGCTGCTAACGTCGCGACAGATGCAGTCTATGTATCGTG TATTATAATGCTTAAGGCTTACAATCGCATAGAGAAACTTGTGAACTATTGGAGGATGGCACTCTGTCACGCTATTGGCATCTCGAGCTTTACAGTTCAACAACACAG AGTAATGAAGGATTATGAGATCAACGATATCAAGAAACATAGGGACGCACTTCGTGAGGCTGCTGGCATCTCCGGGGTTGTAATCCTCAATTCTAG GAATGAAAACGAGGCTGTGAAAACTATTGTTAAAAATGTTACAAGTTTGTTGGACAAGACCGAATTGTTTGTTGCCAATAATCCAGTCGGAGTAGAATCTCGAGTGCAAGAAATGGTTCAATTGCTAGAACAAAAACAATCAAACGATGTTCTACTACTTGGGATATGGGGGATGGGAGGCATTGGTAAAACAACTATTGCAAAAGCAATTTACAATAAGATTGGCCGCAATTTTCAGGGAAGGAGTTTCCTTGCAGATATTAGGGAGGTTTGGGGGCAAGAAGCTGGCCACATTTGTTTACAACAACAACTTCTATTCGATATCCACAAAGAAAACAATACAAAGATACATAACactgaatctggaaaaatgaTATTAAGAGAAAGACTTCGCCATAAAAGGATACTTCTTATACTTGATGATGTAAATAAATTACAACAATTAAATGCTTTGTGTGGAAATCGTGAATGGTTTGGTTCAGGGAGTCGAATAATCATCACAACAAGAGACATACATTTACTTAGAGGAAAAAGAGTTGACCAAGTTTTTGCAATGACAGGAATGGATGTAGATGAATCTATTGAGCTTTTTAGTTGGCATGCATTCAAGCAAGCAAGTCCCGAAGAAGATTTTATTGAGCTTTCAAGAAACGTAATTGCTTATGCTGGCGGATTGCCACTTGCTCTTGAAGTCCTTGGGTCTTATTTGTTTGATATGGAGGTAACAGAGTGGAAGATTGTATTGGAAAAACTCAGGAAAATTCCTAACGATGAAGTACAAGAgaagttaaaaataagttatgaTGGTTTAAGCGATGATACTGAGAAAGGAATATTTCTTGATATAGCATGTTTCTTCATAGGAAAGGATCGAAATGATGTTATACATATATTGAATGGTTGTGGTCTTTTCGCAGAAAATGGAATACGTGTCTTGGTAGAGCGAAGTCTTGTAATTGTGAATGATAAGAACCAACTTGGAATGCATGATTTGGTACGGGACATGGGAAGGGAAATTATCCGTTCAAAATCACCAATGGAGGTTGAGGAGCGTAGTAGGTTATGGTTTGACGAGGATGTGCTTGATGTGTTATCAAAAGAAACG GGAACAAAATATATTGAGGGATTGAGGTTGAAGTTACCAAGAAGTAATACAAAATCTCTAAGCACTAAGGCTTTTATGAACATGAAGAAACTCAGGTTGCTGCAACTTTCTGATGTAGAACTTGTTGGAGATTTTGAATATATTTCCAAAGACCTTAGATGGCTTTGTTGGCATGGATTTCCTTTTTCCTTCATACCAACAAGCTTTTATCAGGGAAGACTAGTTTCTATTGAGTTAGAAAACAGTAAGATTACGATGGTGTGGAAAGAGACTCAg cTGATGGAGAAGTTGAAAATTCTTAATCTTAGCCATTCTCATTATTTAACAAAGACTCCTGACTTTCTAAATTTGCCTAATCTTGAAAAGCTTGTACTCATGGATTGTCCAAGGCTGTCTGAAGTTTCATATACCATTGGTCATCTCACTAAAGTTCTACTGATAAACTTTCAAGATTGTGTTAGCCTTCGTAACCTTCCAAGAAGTATCTATAAGTTGAAATCTCTTAAAACACTCATTCTTTCCGGTTGTCTAAAGATTGATAAGTTGGAAGAGGACATAGAACAGATGGAGTCTTTGACAACCCTTGTTGCTGACAAGACTGGTATAACAAGGGTGCCCTTTTCGATAGTTAGATCAAAAAGTATTGGATATATTTCATTGTGTGGTTATGAAGGATTCTCACGCAATGTGTTTCCCTCTATCATTTGGTCTTGGATGTCACCGGTAAATAGTCTCTCTTCTCGTGTTCAAACATTTGTGGACATGTCTTCTCTTGTTTCTTTAGATGTACAAAATAGTAGTTCCAATCAGCTATCTTATATATCTGAGGAGCTTCCAAAGCTTCAGAGTCTTTGGATAGAGTGTGGCTCAGATCTTCAACTTTCTAGAGATACAACGAGTATTTTGGAGGCTTTAAATGCGACAAATTCTGTAGAATCTGAGTCATCTGCAACAGCATCACAACTGCATAATGTATTTACAttaattgaatgcaactcaggATCAAAATTGTTTGAGAAGACACTTTTAATTCAAATGGGAAGGAGTTGGGAAATCACACACATCCTGAAACAGAGAATTTTACAG AATATGACTACGAGTGATGGGGGTGATTGTTTGCTACCTGGAGATTGTTATCCAGATTGGTTAACCTTCAGCAGCGAAGGTTCTTCTGTGACTTTTGAAATTGCCCAAGTGAATGGGCGTAACTTGAAGACAATGATGTGCCATATCCATTATTCTTCTTCTGACAGTATAACATCAGATGGCCTGAAAAATTTGTTGGTGATAAATCACACAAAGAGCACCATTCAGCTTTTCAAGAGAAATGCATTAGCGTCGTTTGATGATGAGGAGTGGCAGAGGGTACTATCAAACATTGAGCCTGGAAACAAGGTGcaaattgttgttgttttctggAGCAGATTAATTGTAATCAAGACGTCAATTTATCTTATATATGAGGCAATTGAGGAAAAAGAAGAGCACTACCATGCACCAAATATGACTATTCCTAGTTATGAATCTTCATGTGCTGTTGGGTCGATCTCTCCTCCAGTGGAATCCATGGAGGACTTAAGGGGTGCTTCTGTAAAAAGCTTAACTAAACGcatattgaataaattcttCTCATGTAAAGGAAAagtggaaaagaagaaaaatcaagGTTAA
- the LOC114167057 gene encoding TMV resistance protein N-like isoform X1 encodes MFPMYDSDCGNDEMEMDFLRDRYEEMDNRNFEVFLSFRGEDTRASFTSHLYAALQNAGIIVFKDDESLPRGKQISPSLRLAIENSPISIVVFSKNYAESRWCLKELEKIMECHRTIGHVVLPVFYDVDPSEVRHQRGDFGKAFQRLLGKIWNEDEEKELYWKQLWRKTLGEIGGFSAVETLSSRFERDISMVYWKFALAQTPSSYVESNPRDETEIADSINFLVKQWMERICMGAEIPFREMEIDDKIDFLVKQWAVVFPKPICRFYPRFEMETADAIEFQVKHCREALFKAAGISRGAILNSRREMEITEAIELQLKYWRDAFSKEAGGVLDSKGYGKRVVDSEIRNLQNHWREKLLEAYSILEDKRVYSSREIQIEADLERWMKVLVEAANVATDAVYVSCIIMLKAYNRIEKLVNYWRMALCHAIGISSFTVQQHRVMKDYEINDIKKHRDALREAAGISGVVILNSRNENEAVKTIVKNVTSLLDKTELFVANNPVGVESRVQEMVQLLEQKQSNDVLLLGIWGMGGIGKTTIAKAIYNKIGRNFQGRSFLADIREVWGQEAGHICLQQQLLFDIHKENNTKIHNTESGKMILRERLRHKRILLILDDVNKLQQLNALCGNREWFGSGSRIIITTRDIHLLRGKRVDQVFAMTGMDVDESIELFSWHAFKQASPEEDFIELSRNVIAYAGGLPLALEVLGSYLFDMEVTEWKIVLEKLRKIPNDEVQEKLKISYDGLSDDTEKGIFLDIACFFIGKDRNDVIHILNGCGLFAENGIRVLVERSLVIVNDKNQLGMHDLVRDMGREIIRSKSPMEVEERSRLWFDEDVLDVLSKETGTKYIEGLRLKLPRSNTKSLSTKAFMNMKKLRLLQLSDVELVGDFEYISKDLRWLCWHGFPFSFIPTSFYQGRLVSIELENSKITMVWKETQLMEKLKILNLSHSHYLTKTPDFLNLPNLEKLVLMDCPRLSEVSYTIGHLTKVLLINFQDCVSLRNLPRSIYKLKSLKTLILSGCLKIDKLEEDIEQMESLTTLVADKTGITRVPFSIVRSKSIGYISLCGYEGFSRNVFPSIIWSWMSPVNSLSSRVQTFVDMSSLVSLDVQNSSSNQLSYISEELPKLQSLWIECGSDLQLSRDTTSILEALNATNSVESESSATASQLHNVFTLIECNSGSKLFEKTLLIQMGRSWEITHILKQRILQNMTTSDGGDCLLPGDCYPDWLTFSSEGSSVTFEIAQVNGRNLKTMMCHIHYSSSDSITSDGLKNLLVINHTKSTIQLFKRNALASFDDEEWQRVLSNIEPGNKVQIVVVFWSRLIVIKTSIYLIYEAIEEKEEHYHAPNMTIPSYESSCAVGSISPPVESMEDLRGASVKSLTKRILNKFFSCKGKVEKKKNQG; translated from the exons ATGTTTCCCATGTATGACTCAGATTGCGGTAATGATGAGATGGAAATGGACTTTCTTCGTGACCGGTACGAGGAAATGGACAACAGAAACTTTGAAGTGTTTCTGAGTTTCAGAGGGGAAGACACGCGTGCTTCTTTCACTTCGCATCTCTATGCCGCTCTTCAGAATGCAGGAATCATTGTTTTCAAGGATGACGAGTCACTTCCACGGGGAAAGCAAATTTCACCCTCTCTGCGGCTAGCGATCGAAAACTCTCCAATTTCTATTGTTGTTTTCTCGAAAAATTATGCAGAGTCGCGGTGGTGTTTGAAGGAGTTGGAGAAAATAATGGAGTGCCACAGAACCATAGGGCATGTGGTGCTTCCAGTGTTCTATGACGTTGATCCCTCTGAAGTACGTCATCAACGAGGCGACTTTGGGAAAGCATTTCAACGTCTATTGGGGAAGATTTGGAATGAGGATGAAGAAAAGGAGCTGTATTGGAAGCAGCTTTGGAGGAAGACACTTGGTGAGATTGGTGGATTCTCAGCGGTTGAAACCCTATCTTCCAG GTTTGAAAGGGACATAAGCATGGTATACTGGAAATTTGCACTTGCTCAGACGCCGTCATCTTATGTAGAGTCAAACCCAAG GGATGAAACGGAGATTGCTGATTCAATAAACTTCCTCGTGAAGCAGTGGATGGAGAGAATTTGTATGGGTGCTGAAATCCCATTTAG AGAAATGGAGATCGATGATAAGATAGACTTCCTCGTGAAGCAGTGGGCGGTCGTATTTCCTAAGCCTATTTGCAGGTTTTATCCACG TTTTGAAATGGAGACTGCTGATGCCATAGAATTCCAAGTGAAACATTGTCGGGAGGCACTTTTTAAGGCGGCTGGCATCTCGCGGGGCGCAATCTTGAATTCCCG CCGAGAGATGGAGATTACTGAAGCGATAGAACTCCAATTGAAATATTGGAGGGATGCATTTTCTAAGGAAGCTGGTGGAGTCTTAGATTCCAAAGG TTATGGAAAGAGGGTGGTCGATTCTGAGATACGGAACCTCCAGAATCATTGGAGGGAGAAACTTCTTGAGGCTTATAGTATATTGGAGGATAAACGAGTATATTCCAG TCGAGAAATTCAAATAGAAGCCGACTTGGAGCGTTGGATGAAGGTACTTGTTGAGGCTGCTAACGTCGCGACAGATGCAGTCTATGTATCGTG TATTATAATGCTTAAGGCTTACAATCGCATAGAGAAACTTGTGAACTATTGGAGGATGGCACTCTGTCACGCTATTGGCATCTCGAGCTTTACAGTTCAACAACACAG AGTAATGAAGGATTATGAGATCAACGATATCAAGAAACATAGGGACGCACTTCGTGAGGCTGCTGGCATCTCCGGGGTTGTAATCCTCAATTCTAG GAATGAAAACGAGGCTGTGAAAACTATTGTTAAAAATGTTACAAGTTTGTTGGACAAGACCGAATTGTTTGTTGCCAATAATCCAGTCGGAGTAGAATCTCGAGTGCAAGAAATGGTTCAATTGCTAGAACAAAAACAATCAAACGATGTTCTACTACTTGGGATATGGGGGATGGGAGGCATTGGTAAAACAACTATTGCAAAAGCAATTTACAATAAGATTGGCCGCAATTTTCAGGGAAGGAGTTTCCTTGCAGATATTAGGGAGGTTTGGGGGCAAGAAGCTGGCCACATTTGTTTACAACAACAACTTCTATTCGATATCCACAAAGAAAACAATACAAAGATACATAACactgaatctggaaaaatgaTATTAAGAGAAAGACTTCGCCATAAAAGGATACTTCTTATACTTGATGATGTAAATAAATTACAACAATTAAATGCTTTGTGTGGAAATCGTGAATGGTTTGGTTCAGGGAGTCGAATAATCATCACAACAAGAGACATACATTTACTTAGAGGAAAAAGAGTTGACCAAGTTTTTGCAATGACAGGAATGGATGTAGATGAATCTATTGAGCTTTTTAGTTGGCATGCATTCAAGCAAGCAAGTCCCGAAGAAGATTTTATTGAGCTTTCAAGAAACGTAATTGCTTATGCTGGCGGATTGCCACTTGCTCTTGAAGTCCTTGGGTCTTATTTGTTTGATATGGAGGTAACAGAGTGGAAGATTGTATTGGAAAAACTCAGGAAAATTCCTAACGATGAAGTACAAGAgaagttaaaaataagttatgaTGGTTTAAGCGATGATACTGAGAAAGGAATATTTCTTGATATAGCATGTTTCTTCATAGGAAAGGATCGAAATGATGTTATACATATATTGAATGGTTGTGGTCTTTTCGCAGAAAATGGAATACGTGTCTTGGTAGAGCGAAGTCTTGTAATTGTGAATGATAAGAACCAACTTGGAATGCATGATTTGGTACGGGACATGGGAAGGGAAATTATCCGTTCAAAATCACCAATGGAGGTTGAGGAGCGTAGTAGGTTATGGTTTGACGAGGATGTGCTTGATGTGTTATCAAAAGAAACG GGAACAAAATATATTGAGGGATTGAGGTTGAAGTTACCAAGAAGTAATACAAAATCTCTAAGCACTAAGGCTTTTATGAACATGAAGAAACTCAGGTTGCTGCAACTTTCTGATGTAGAACTTGTTGGAGATTTTGAATATATTTCCAAAGACCTTAGATGGCTTTGTTGGCATGGATTTCCTTTTTCCTTCATACCAACAAGCTTTTATCAGGGAAGACTAGTTTCTATTGAGTTAGAAAACAGTAAGATTACGATGGTGTGGAAAGAGACTCAg cTGATGGAGAAGTTGAAAATTCTTAATCTTAGCCATTCTCATTATTTAACAAAGACTCCTGACTTTCTAAATTTGCCTAATCTTGAAAAGCTTGTACTCATGGATTGTCCAAGGCTGTCTGAAGTTTCATATACCATTGGTCATCTCACTAAAGTTCTACTGATAAACTTTCAAGATTGTGTTAGCCTTCGTAACCTTCCAAGAAGTATCTATAAGTTGAAATCTCTTAAAACACTCATTCTTTCCGGTTGTCTAAAGATTGATAAGTTGGAAGAGGACATAGAACAGATGGAGTCTTTGACAACCCTTGTTGCTGACAAGACTGGTATAACAAGGGTGCCCTTTTCGATAGTTAGATCAAAAAGTATTGGATATATTTCATTGTGTGGTTATGAAGGATTCTCACGCAATGTGTTTCCCTCTATCATTTGGTCTTGGATGTCACCGGTAAATAGTCTCTCTTCTCGTGTTCAAACATTTGTGGACATGTCTTCTCTTGTTTCTTTAGATGTACAAAATAGTAGTTCCAATCAGCTATCTTATATATCTGAGGAGCTTCCAAAGCTTCAGAGTCTTTGGATAGAGTGTGGCTCAGATCTTCAACTTTCTAGAGATACAACGAGTATTTTGGAGGCTTTAAATGCGACAAATTCTGTAGAATCTGAGTCATCTGCAACAGCATCACAACTGCATAATGTATTTACAttaattgaatgcaactcaggATCAAAATTGTTTGAGAAGACACTTTTAATTCAAATGGGAAGGAGTTGGGAAATCACACACATCCTGAAACAGAGAATTTTACAG AATATGACTACGAGTGATGGGGGTGATTGTTTGCTACCTGGAGATTGTTATCCAGATTGGTTAACCTTCAGCAGCGAAGGTTCTTCTGTGACTTTTGAAATTGCCCAAGTGAATGGGCGTAACTTGAAGACAATGATGTGCCATATCCATTATTCTTCTTCTGACAGTATAACATCAGATGGCCTGAAAAATTTGTTGGTGATAAATCACACAAAGAGCACCATTCAGCTTTTCAAGAGAAATGCATTAGCGTCGTTTGATGATGAGGAGTGGCAGAGGGTACTATCAAACATTGAGCCTGGAAACAAGGTGcaaattgttgttgttttctggAGCAGATTAATTGTAATCAAGACGTCAATTTATCTTATATATGAGGCAATTGAGGAAAAAGAAGAGCACTACCATGCACCAAATATGACTATTCCTAGTTATGAATCTTCATGTGCTGTTGGGTCGATCTCTCCTCCAGTGGAATCCATGGAGGACTTAAGGGGTGCTTCTGTAAAAAGCTTAACTAAACGcatattgaataaattcttCTCATGTAAAGGAAAagtggaaaagaagaaaaatcaagGTTAA
- the LOC114165271 gene encoding uncharacterized protein LOC114165271 — protein MHDDPDGADYLDGPDDPDEPDDPDGPDDSDGPDAPDRPNTPDGPDAPSWPDDPEGLDDPDRPDDPNDPDDLHWPYDPNGHDNTNGPDDLTTRTTRTGPTTRTSLTTRTGLTTYTSLTT, from the coding sequence ATGCATGACGACCCGGATGGGGCCGACTATCTAGATGGACCAGATGACCcagacgagcccgatgacccggatgggcccgatgaCTCGGACGGGCCCGATGCTCCAGACAGGCCTAACACCCCGGACGGGCCTGACGCCCCGAGTTGGCCCGACGATCCAGAagggctcgacgacccggacaggcccgacgacccaaacgaccCTGACGACCTACATTGGCCTTACGATCCAAATGGGCATGACAACAcaaatgggcccgacgacctgacGACTCgaacgacccggacgggcccgacgacccggacgagcctaACGACCCGAACAGGCTTGACGACCTACACCAGCCTTACGACCTAA